The genomic stretch GGTGACCTCAATAGCTCTGACGGTTACACAACACGATGAAGTGTGAAGACTTCCCAGTCCCTTGGATGTGGCATAGCCTGCAGCATGTGAGAAGTGCTGCTCTGATGCCTGCATGTGCTAGGGAAATGCACTGAGTGaggcaaatatatttatataacccATTCCAACCAATGGCACACTTTGCAATTCATGGAAACCCCTGCcagctgcatttgaaaaaaagctAAGTGGAGCCCATTCGCCCCAAAGAATCCCCTAATGCTGCTGGCTGTAGGACCTTGCCTGCAGCAGAGGCAACCTTCTGCCTGCCGTTGGGCTGGGCCAGCACAGTTTCATGAGCCCTGTAAGGTGGTGCAGGCTGACACATctactaaaagaaaaatgtctcTCTCTACCCCATCTGCTCCTACCCCTGCCTAAAAAAGGGGTAGGAGCAGATGGTAGGAGCAGAGTATTAACTCACGAGGGTCCACCAGCCTGGTTCGCTCTACAAAAGGGCTGCGTCAGCACAAAGGAAGGAGCATCTTAGTGGTAGGAATGAACATCTGGAGGTGAAGAAGACAGGACATCTTGTTCTGGCAGCAGGATCAGCCTCTGCCAGCCTAAAATTAATGTGCAAGTGTGGCCTCAGTGACAACCTATGCCTTTGCAAACTCCCTTGTGCAATGAGTGCTTCTGGACAAACTGTAGGGGATGAGGGAGTCCTATCCCATAGCATGTGGCACACACAAAATTTTGGCATCTGTTACCTCCTTCAGGTGATGTGTTTACTCTTTTAGAAGCAGCCTGTGCTTTTGGCTGAGAGGAAATTGAGTTCCAATGTTATTCTTAAAAGAAAGCAAGTTCAAACTTCTTAGGGGTTTTATCCttgttattaaaacaaacaaagaaaacagttttaaaaactcCATTTCACCTAGACAATCTGAGCTCCATAACAGTAACAGCAAAAAGGATTTGCAATTGAAGCGTTAGAATGTGGGTTGACATTGAATCTTATCCCAAATGGCTGCCTCAGCCAGCAAATAGAAGGATTTCAGCATGGAAATAACTAAACTAACCATCCAACACTGTTCTTGGGCCCTTAGGTATTGTATGgtagcagctgtgggtctgctgtGGGCAAGGCAGACTCATCACTCTGGTACACCCTGGTGCTGAAAAGCCAGGGAGTCCTGAGTCAGTAGGttagctgaaaagcagcttttttcacatatatttccaaagtttcctttttcagaaagattttgatGTTTCCTTTGAAGGTCACCTTTCAAATCTCTTCTGTAAAGTTGCCTTAGGTATAAAATCCTTACTCAAATATATTAAAAGGTCAAATAAATTGCACTAAGTAAACAAGCTAGCTTTGCTAGCTTTTGCAGGTGTCCAGCACATGGGAGCTTTAGGATACACAACAGAGTATAAAAACTTGACTTATCTCTCTCCTTTCAGTAAAAATGGGCAGTAACTtactgaagcaaaagaaaaagtttcagaCTAAAAATTCTTTCCGTTTTAACTTCAGGAAATAGGGCCCTTGTGAGCTGAGCTGATAGAGAGCCACAGTTCATGTGATATTTTGCCATTTAAGAGAAGCTAACAGGAATAACTACAGTGACttgattttaagtattttcacTAGCAGGACAGGAGCATATCCTCCCTGCAGCTTTCATTTGTCAAGATCCATATGATTAGACAGATGAGTTAACAAAGAACCTCCCCCAGAATAAAAACAGCATGGCCTACTAGTTTCAAGGCTCTCTGATTTATGGCTTAAAATTTTCCACTGCTCTGGGTCTGTTTCATGCAGTTGTCACTCAGTGGTAGGCTGAAGTTTCAGGATGTTTCTGATGGCTCAGCCTTTATTTTTGAACCTTAACATAAAATTGATATTATCCACCAAGTTACTTTGAGTTTATGAAGAGGGCACTTTCATAAAGACTCCCTCAGAGAAGATACAAACCACTTTCTTCCATCTTTTATTTTACTCTGAAATGCCAACCTGACCCATCAAACAGATTCCTACAGCTGGCTCTTACAGgcagctgcctttttctttagCATGCTCAAATTTTAGACCCCGGCCCACTGCCAACCCTCAACGTTTTTTTCTTAATCTCCCTGTGCCCTGGTAGACAAAATTTCCACTGAAGGCAGAGTGGCAGTGGTGGTGCCTTGGCTCAGAGGCTGATGCTTCCTGCAGCTGACGGGCCAAAATTTGGGAGTCATGGCTGGAGTGCCAAAGTTCCTAATGTCCATTCCTGGTAACTCAGTGCCTCCACCTCCCTGAcctattttatattataaatataaatatatgaatttatatattcaaattaattataaaatttatatatatatatattatattttaatatatttttaatatattattccCCAAGAATTTCTCAGGATGACTGAACTTCTTCTGGAGGAATAAAATGGTGATTTAGAAAGAGATTCCTGTGGCATCACTTGGGCACATGGTAGTCTAAGCCTTAGCTTCCTCCTTGAGTCTTTCCATGTGGTCAGTAGGGAGCAATAGGGGCAGTTTTTCTGACCTGTCTTAGATACCTGTTTTAGGAAGAGCTGAATCTGGAAGTGCCTCCTTCTCTCTGATTATTCTAAAGGGAGCCTGGCTTGAGTAGCTTGGACCTAGCTAATGCCAGAAAGCCTCCACAGGGCAGACGAGCCCCACCTCAAGCCTGTATCCATCTCTCATCCCCTGGCTTCTGAAATAGTTGTGTTTGGAAGACTTCTCCTAAGAGCTGCATCTCCAAGAATGGTGGAATTATTAATAAGTCCTTGTAAAGTCactatttctgtggaaaaaaaaaacccaaaacctctACTGTAGTTCATTCTGCGGTTTTCTGTCGTAAAGCCTCTTTCTAACACAGCAGGTGTGGATGCATGCAGAGTGCAGCACTAGAATATTATTAAAATGGAACCGCCTAAGCATATTTCCTCCATGCTTCCATAAAGATCTTGGAGGCAATTCCTCACTTGAAGAACTTCAAATTGTCCAtttgtcagtattttaaaaatatccacaCAAACTAGTATTAATGTCTACAGCTTGCAAATAACTTTATGGAGGGTGACACAATTTTTTCCAGGATCACTCTTCAtattaattactttaaaaaatgaacattCAAAGCTATTAGGTCCAGGAATAACTTCATAGTATCAGTGGCTGCAAAATGAAGAGCATGCATGCTGGCACATTTGTTTAATCCATGGTGGCAAGCAAGgattctgctgctgttttatgGGAATTTTAATGAAAGCAATTTATCTCGTTTCCATCACCCTCAATGCCATTATTTATGAATCAGTCTTCAGATCTCTTGCATACGGAAGAATTTTGGTAGTGCGAACCAATCTCAGACTTGTGTCAGGAAATCAGCAACCAGAAAACAAGCTTATAAAGTACCATTAGAAATGTCATCTAGCAACAACCACTGGTTCCATATTCGTCCCCTATAATATGCAAATCCCATGGGTGCAGAGCTCTGTGCTTATGCTgtgctgagcagctggcagagaTGTCTGGCTGCAGCAGCCCTTGCTGTCTGCCTCAGGATCCGCCGTGGAGAAGGACCTCTCCAGGAATCCAGTTTGCATGCAGCCTAAGTCAGCGATGCCCAGCGTTGGGGTGCCGGTTCCTTGGCTGTTGTTTGGCTTGGGTGTACTTGAGGCTTCAGCTTTGTTCCTCAGGGACGGGTCTcaaaacagcaggaaacaaaACCTCCAGCTGGCACCACTGCGGGCATTTCCAGCAGAGGGAATCCACCgctcccctgcctctgcctccctgtGGGAAGCCCGACGCGGCTGCCTTCATGCCGCTACTGGAGTCCCAGTGAAGCGACTCGCTCTTCATACAAATGAAGTGCCTCTGGGCTGATTTCACAGGAGCTGCACTGTTACCTGAAAGTGAGGTCTAGGGCGAGGAGACTACAGGTAGATGTACAGGCCTGCTGAGGCTGACCCTTTCCATTAGGAGTGCAGAGCCTGCCACCCTGACCTTCTCCTTTCCCAAACAGAGCAGGGGCACTGTAGCACAGGGGCAGGAGAAACTTGCACAGTCAgaagtttttttaatatcctgCCCTGCCAATCTGGCACCTTTTGCGGCcactattttcttttcccctttaaagAAAATACCATGACTTTTTTGCAAATGGGATGGCTATTTTAACTTCTTAGCGTGATTTATATTccattccctgctggctgccaTCAAGGTTGGCCCAGTCCAGTCTGCTACACATTTCTGATTTAGTACCATTCCAGCAACCCCTCAGCAACTCCAGTGAAGGAGACAGGATGTTATCAAAAAACTGGAGTAATGCATAGCCGCACCTGAGCACAGCCAGGGCAAGCCACACACTGCTATTTCGGGAAGCTTTTATaccttttattttgccttttcaaaTGCACTCAAACTGCTGCTTAAAATACAGAATCTCTGTTTAAAAAGGCTGTTCTGTTTGCCTCGGCAGGGCATAATTATGGGAGACAGAAATGTGGACATTATTACAGGGCATCTTTGTGGAGTCAGAAGGCGCTAGGAGTTTGCTTGTGGGTGATGATGCCAGTAAGCAGCCGGTTAGCCAGTGGGGTGATGTGGTCATCTAGGTCCCAGGccgggggggaaggagaggcccCTCGCTTTTCTCTATCTTCTCATGGACCCTTTGGCTAAGGAGTTGTGCTGTCTGCAAAATCAACGACACTCTTGCTATCACATAAAAAAGGATTCACTCCAAGTTCTTGCAAGGGTGTCACTTTTCATCAGAAATTAACACCCTCCTTTTAGTTGTTGTGGACCATCATTGTCTAATGTGCACTGGGACTTAGCAAAAAATATAGTTTCCAGTATCTGCAGAGGCTGGACTACATATTTTGCCTTTCCAGGTCCTTGAATCTATTTTTTCTTCAAGCCTGCATGTGTCTATTTTGGGCCATTTTATAGAGTGACTTTTTGAACCAGTTCGGCCTATAAACCAATAAAAAGAAAACGAAGAACAACTCCTAAACAAATCAGAAACAGGAAAGCCAGGATTGTCGAGATGGAGTTAAAAGAGACTGTGCTGTAGCAAGAAATCAGAATAAGTGTCAAATACTGACTACCAGCATTTGTGAGTGTCTCTGACACATAAAACCAGCTAGAGCTTTTCTTCAAAACCAGTGACTAGAGAAACATGCTACCAAGGGCTGCCATTTTGGAGGAGTTTTAGCCAAAGTCATTGGCTTAGTgcttatttttaaaggcttttccaTCTGAATTTCCCAATGGGGTATAGTATAAATGGAACTCTTGGAATCCAAATTACTTAAAAATCATATCTGCAGCAGTGAAATTACTGACAGCTGAAGGGGCTGGTTAGCAGTGATGCAGATTCTGCAGAAACCTAGTGCGGAATTTATGTAACCTCGCTGTAAAAGCGAAGGCTTAAAAGCCCCAGAGCTCCACTGGTCATGATAATGGGCTTCCAGTGAAAAAGGATCTGACTTTGCTTCATGTGGAATACAAAAATCAGGATCCAAAGTAAACTGTATTCCCAATGGCATCTAAACACATACTTTCACACACACAGATATTAAAGCAGTtctgggaaagaggaggaagaaaataaaacctgGTTGCATTTCATCAAGCTAGCATTTGTTTGTAGCAAAAACAAATGCCATTAGTCTTGTTTATTTTAAGTTATGAGCAATAAAGAAGTCTTACTGGAAAATTGGTTTTGCAGAAGTTCAACCCATCACAGTACTCTCATTTTTCAAGAGTAATGTCTAACAATTTTAGCTGTTTTTTAACATGTTCTTTTCATATCACACACGGTGTTCAACATTGCCCCTTCCACCTCTAGGTGAATTTATTCCTATTAAAGTCTTTGACTGCTATTCCTGGAGACTAAATCCGGACCCAAATTTTCAAAGGTCACTTCTGATTTTTGGTGACTGAGTTTGTGAGGGAGTTTTGTCTTGACTTGGGATAACCTGGATTTGTTTCTTCACAAATTGCGAACAATCACAAACCTAGCTGGACTCAGTACATTGATCTAGCTTTCTCAAAATGGTTGATGACACTGCAATATCTCAGATTCATCACCCGGATACTGAGAAACCGGAAgtcaaaacaaaattttgttcCCAAGTATTTATTAAACTTTTGAGACTGTAGGTGTCTACAGCTTTGCTGCTCCAGTCTTCCTGGTGGCGAAACTCATGAGTTGCAAGCCCACGCCTAGACTTGTCCTTGCCTACAAAAGGGGCAACAGGAGTTCTCCCTGGGGTAATACACATAGTCATTATATTAATCAGAAAATGGAAGATTTCTTTATTATATATTCATTGGGTCTCACGCGCTGGACATATAGTGTGTCATTACAGAACAGCCACGGGCTCTGTTGGTCATTCATGTCTCATGAGTTACTGGTTGTCTCTGCATTTCGTGTTGTATTTGGCTCTTTTAGAGTTGCAGAATAGCAGTTTAAgactttatatataaaaatttatagaAATTTAGACTTATAAAACTAGCTTCTGAAAAAGCTCTAAAGAATCTTTCCAGGCTGCTTGGCATGTGAGTAAACCTTTGTTCTGCCAAAAGCACTTTTATCTCCCGAACCCCTGTGATGCCACTACTGCCGGTATTTTGCGGACCATGTGCAATTACTTAATGAAATTACTTAACTGAAAATTAACATAAGCGAAGCTCTTCCGGGTCGCGTGGCAAGACCTAGCACATACAGTGTCTGCAGAAAGCCGAGACCGGAGCCCTTCCGTCCCTCTCCTACTTACTTTCAGGTGGACGGGGAAGGAGCGCTCCTgtagcagaggcagcaggagggtttgctCTGCCTCTACAAGCTGGGCGGCCGCTCCCACGACGCGGACCAGCTTGCTGCGCAGAGCAGCCTCCCGCAGCGTCCCTGGCTTCGCCGGGCCAGGCTGCGCTGCCGGCTCCGGCACAGCCGCCCCGGGGTCGGGCAGAGCTCGCTCTCTGCTTGCTGCTCCTCCCCGAGGGCTTTTCCCAGGGGCTTTTCTCTCTGCCTCAGGCCCCCACGACTGGCCCGGCCTGCACACCCCTCCTGGGCTGTGCCAAGACCCGCCGGCGCCGGGCGTTTGGGTTTGGGCAGCATGGCcggggcagtggggcagccctTGGGCTGCGGCCTCGTCCCCCCAAGGCCCCGCACCCTGGAGGAGCCGCAGGGTCCGGAGACCCCCCAGCTGGTGGCTGATGGAGGCCAGCAAAGCTGCCGGACCCGCCatggccccgccgcctccgctccCGCGGCCGGGCCTCACCGCGGCCTTTTAAACCCTGCGCGGCCTCTTCCCTCCGGCGCCTCATCGCTCTCGCCCCGCAGTGGGTGGCCGCCCGCCCTGGCCCTCCCCGCCCCAGGCTCCTGGGCGCTGCTTTCGGTGAGcggtgcccccctccccccctttcttgGCCCCGAGCACCGGGCCGGCGGCGCGTTTTTGCGCAGAGCGGTGTAAATCCCCCTGCGGCCCCCACCGGGACCGGCCTGCCCACGGGGGCAGCGGCAGCCGTCTGACAGCAGCACCACAGAGCTCGGCGCTGAAGGGTTTTACGGTGTGCTTCGACGGGTGATTTAGACGGAGAGCAAAGGCCCTGGAGTGAAACCGCTCGCTGCAAACTGCCCCCGGCTTCAGCACAGGTCGGGGCTGGCTTCCTTCGTCCCACACCGTCTAAGCCAGGTGCCTCCGAACCCCAAAGACTGCTGGAAAAATCCTGTGGACCCAAGCAGAGGTGGCCCATGGGTTTCCACCAACAAGCTACGATTGTCGATAAGTTAAAACTTCCCAAAGTTACGACTTCCCGACATATCCTTGGTTTTCTTACAATTATTATTAATGACCCCAAAATGCATCGAATGCATCCAGACCTGTCAGTCTGACAGTACGGCATTTGgagcatggaaaagaaagaaataaaggctCAAGTAGGAAAACAGTGGGTTGGAAAGGGGAAGGTTGAATGAGCCCCACCTGAAATAACtccaaaaaaaggcatttctggcTTTGGCAAGGCATCCAGAAGGATCCTATATGTTTTTGTATACGGTTCCCAGAGGATTTAAAACTGTAAGATTTGATGCTAAACCTATTTCTGTGCTGTGAAACCAGGGACAGCTGTACaaatatttgctgtttttaattaaacCTAACATTGCTACTTCCTTGATTTAAGTTAGGTCAAAGGACTGGCAATTTTATGCTTTGATAGATGAAGAAAAACAGTCGTGGGTGTTGTGTTTTAGAAATATGTTATAAAATAAGAAGTCTGAGGGAAAAGGCCTCAGAGGCTATAATAGCTCTCCCCTTGTGCTTTCTTCTCAGAGATGTTTTCCTTGTCAAATATTTTGCCTTATCCATATAGCAACTGTTTTTGCTGTAATTCTGCTCATTATTTTTCCTAGAAAGACTTTTATCTAAGCTTGCCATTTGCTCCCCGGTTAAACTTTAGGTAGCATTTTCTCAGTTTTGTATTCTTCATAAATTTAAATCAATTTGCTTTGTTAAGGGGAAGTGAGAAGTTAAGTGTCCAGTCCCACCTCCTTGGACCCCCGGACATCACCTAAACTCAGTAAaacttttcacagaaattttCTCAGGAGAATTGCTGGTCTTCGCTGCCACTCCTCAGGACATAGTTTTACTACCACAGGCTCTTCCAAAATTAGATATACCTATTCTATCTCAGTGCTAGAACTAAACTCTCAGCTTGGAGGCCCATTTTTTTGTCCCATAGCAAAGAGGTCAGAGCACCAACCCGGGACTCAGCAGAGGAAAGCTCTCATTTCAGTTCTGTGGCTGGTTTGCTACTTGTCCTGAGGCAAGTGCCTTGGTCTTCCACTGTAGGAAACGAGGACAATAATACCGACTGCAGTAGCAGGGTGGTTAGGACCTGTACAGTGAAAGAGCCATATATTAGAGTTTCTCAGGCTTTTAGAGGTCAAAGATGACTTTGAATTAAGCAGGAATTTCACCCAAAATTGCCTTTTTGTCCGAAAATTCCGCATCTGTACGCACTGTCCGTTGGCAAACATCATTTTTAAtcaacttttgttttaaaaaatgaggaaaaggtttCTAGAAAGTCAgaataatgcatttaaaaatctaaaaatatatttctaagtctttttttaatacatttttttttcagtctacatTTAAGCCAAGGTAAAGACAAAAGACTCCAAGGAAGAGTTAGGTAAATGTTTTGCTTGCCCTGAcccatattttgcttttctttttttgcagggTGTGATTTCTTTTAGATTTTGATTTATAAAGATTTTTGAGATTTCATCTTTTCATTCCTAGGGAAAATCTCAGTTTTTCTATGGAAAAAGTAATCCATTTCTTCCCCTTTGGTACCTATAACAAAAAGACTAGTGGGATTGTGCCTGCTACCTACCTACCTAATGTTATTTCTACTTTAATATTCATATATCCCACTGTGTTAACTTTACACTTAAGTGAAAACTAAGTTTCACTTAGTATTGTAGAACTTAATGATACTTCAATATAATTTCAGTAAAGTTCTTTGTTATTGTTATCAAAATTAGTATTATGCTACTATCACCACTagttttattgctgctgttgttgtggTGCTCAGCGTCagtattgatttttaaagatattttgctCCTTTTCTGAAGATGTAGACCTCATCTATTAATTAAGAGACATCTATTAATAGATAGATAGACCTTTTTCTCCTGTAGGGGATTATCAGACTAGACTAGCACTAGTACAGGAGCCACACCAGGCATTCCAGCAAAACAACTGCAACTGAGCTAAAAGAGCAGAGAAGCATGTGTAAGAGAGTGGAGAAGAACCGATGCATTTGCTTAGTTTATCACCTTGCTCACTTCCTAAGTACTAGAAATATGGTCTCCATAGTGGTGCAAAATTTTGGGGTGGAATAATATTTTACAAATTTTTTTGTACAAAACCATAAAAAACTCCAAACTCTCTAATAAGCCCGTATCAGGAATTTTGTTAGAGAAACATTATATTGGGACTATAGTAAAAACGAAGAGTGTAAGTAAGTTGGTCTTTTTTCCAGCATCTGCCTCCCTATCTGTTCATTGTTTACTTACGTACCATGTGGAGTCCTGAAGACATTGAGATATCAATCAAGTGCAGAGTAAACCAAGAAGAGATATATCATGAACTGATATAAAGAAATCATACAGTGTGACAGCTGCCTTTATTACTGCTAGTACCTCTCACCTCAGAACTGAAACCATGGCAGAATGGGTCTGTCATCTGCTTTTAACAAGGTTCTTGTGGTGTATTCATAAACCCAGAGGTTCTCTTCCTGACACGGATGCTAGCCTATCTGCTTTGCAGCGTACGTGCAAAGGGACAGAAATGAACGTAGGAGATTCTGTCCCTTAATCCAGGATGTATAAGAAAATGTCGGGTTTGTCCCTACTGTgcttatatgtatttttatagccAATTACTTTTTCTCAATGAGTTAACCATCCTTTCTAAAGAATAAGATGAATAACTGCTTATTTTAATCTGGCAGTACTTTGAGCAAATacagcattttcttctgtctCAAATAGCTCAAGGATAAAAACCGAAGGAGCAAGAAAActgctctttctccccctctttcaAAATGAAAGTCAAGGTTTTGTGGGATTCGGCACAATCCATGGGATTTATGCTGCACCTGTTGAATTCTCACAAGAAAAATCAATTAAAGTATTGTGACTTTGGAAGAAACATAGGAAATCTGCCGGGAGACTCTAGCTCCATGGATTTTCTGCACCTGCAGCTCTCTGCAGTCCCAGCTCAGTGCCTCTCGGGTAAGGAGGGGCTCTTGGGCCAGTGCCACGTGCCACTCGCTTTCCCTTGGCACACAGGGAGAAGCCCACTTCTCTGATCTGCTCCTTGTTTGCTCTTTCTTGTTTGGGTTGGCATCTGCTGGTGGTGTATGGATGATGAGGCCTTCCAGACACAGCGCTAAAGCATTTGGTCGTGCAGCTTTGGGACTCTGTAGTGGATGTGGCTGGCAGCTGTAAGAGGGTTTCACTGCTCTTGAGTGTCTGGCCAGCAAGAGAGGGGCCAGGAGGCTGAGATCTTGTAGCAGTTCGCTCCAAAACCAAACTAAACCtgataataatttttaaaaaccttgACTGGCAGTGAGCCCGTAAGCCTTCATCCCCTCTTGGCTACAGTGAGATTCATCAGGAATGCTTGGGGCATTGCCACTGGTTATTAATGTTGCTGTTTGCAAGTTAGAGTACTCATGGGATGGCACTGGGAGAGCAGGGACATAGGGAGCACACCATTTTGGAAGACAGTGTATGTCCAGGAAATGTGCTACATATGTTCCCAGAATGCGTTGATCCAATTTGTACATAAACATTAAGTGGCAACCAGGAATATGTGTCCGATTGTCCTAATCTTGTCTTCTTTTTATGTGAATGTAATTAAGGAGAATTCTAGACTTACAGAGATAGAATAAACATTTGTAAAAGACATAAGCCCAGCAGCTTCAGCACAAAATCCAACCAAGAACTGATGAGGGTTAGGAAGAACTTTGTCTCTGGGGAGAAGAAAATTCCACAGTGCCTCTTTATAGTATGTCTTGCACTTTTATTTTCTAGCACTCATTATGGACAAGGACAGAGGCATAGTCCCATCCAGGGTGGCTCGGGCCAGACTCACTAAAGCATCTGGGTTTATAAAACTCATTGCTACAGTAAATGGTTTTTAGGGCAGCCCCTGCTGTTAGTGCATGAAGGGTTTCAACCTTCATCTCTTACATGTGTGGTCTCCCTATGAGCTGAGAAAATTTGGGGAAATGTTCTATCCCTTCTCTTCATGCTATGTGAGAAAAGGATTCAATGCCCTGCtagaaaaagaggagaagggaaTGTGATTTTGTAGCCCAAAGAAGGGAACAAGATAAAGTATGTAGTCTTGCCATTCTGGGAAGAGTGGGTGCTGGATTCCAGTCTATGTGCCAGGGCTGTTTTGGCTTTTCACATAAAATTCAATACAATATAGACAGTGTCATAGAAATGGGCATTTGGACCCTCCCCATATACTGCCCTTCCTTGTGCCCTAGCTGACTGCCATGAACACTTTGCTCCCCTTGCAACACTTGCTTTGGTTTCTCGACTGGGGAAGTATTTTCAGCAATGCGGCAGTGTCAGCAGGAGGGAGAAAGACTGTGGCACAGTGCAGAAAGCACACTCGCAGGAGCCCTCGCAAGGGCGAAGCAAGTGGGACTTGCTGTGCCTCCCCTGCTGCGCCTCCCCCTAGCCAGGCAGGGTGCACGGACAGGAGGGGGCAAATGTGCCTGAGCTCTGCTGTAGTTGCTGCAGGGTGGAGGGACAGGCAGCGAGAGTAAGCATTTCACTTGTTCCCACACTGTGGGAAATAGGAGTTAAAATGCCCTCACTCAGAGGACATACTGAAACCCTGGTCCCTCTCTTTCCTGATGAGGATATTAACAACCAGGCTAATCCATAGGGTACAGGAGGAAGCCTAGGGATCGACACTGTAAATAAAAGAGGGCCAAGGAGGAGCTTGAGCCCTCACCACCTGCACTGCTGAACTGCTGGTTTGGTCCCTCCTCAGTGGCAGCTTTGCTGTGAAAATGGGCAAATAGCAACCATTTTTCCCCATCACGATACAAAGGAGTGTGGAAGCTGGGACAGCGTGGAGGCCAGGCCTGCTGGGGGATGCTTCACTGCTGCATGGCTGCCCACTGGGACAAGGTGCATGGGTATTTAGGCAGGGGAATACCTGGATACTGGATATTAATGGAGCTTAGGAACAAGCCAGGTGCTAAGCAACTGCAGATGCTCAAGAAAATTTCAGAGACCCATGTAAAATGCTCATCGATAGCAGGCAGAGGTTTTCAGGAGTGCAGTTTTGAGTGCAGGCATTTAAATTCTGCTGTTTAATTGTGAATTGTTGTGGCTGGATGGTGAAGCTCAGAACAGATGTTAGATCAGTGTACACCTAGTCTATATTCTGTCTCCAAAATTAGCAGGGGATGCCCCCATgagtttttttcctgagtgatGCTTATGCCCTCCACTCCCGGTATGCTGACTCCATATCTGCCCCCAAAGCAGGCAGTTTGTCTGTCCAGGTTGTGGCAGTGTGGGACCACATTCACACTCTTCCCCCCTGGAAAAAAGGAAACCAGTGAACACAACTGGATGCCTAATGatgaatgagaaaaggaaagtaaGGTGTAGAATTTTTCTACCTAGTATTTCCACAGCCTCTGTCCATTTTAAGCTAGGGAGTTTTT from Dromaius novaehollandiae isolate bDroNov1 chromosome 1, bDroNov1.hap1, whole genome shotgun sequence encodes the following:
- the DLEU7 gene encoding leukemia-associated protein 7 translates to MAGPAALLASISHQLGGLRTLRLLQGAGPWGDEAAAQGLPHCPGHAAQTQTPGAGGSWHSPGGVCRPGQSWGPEAERKAPGKSPRGGAASRERALPDPGAAVPEPAAQPGPAKPGTLREAALRSKLVRVVGAAAQLVEAEQTLLLPLLQERSFPVHLKDSIEFRNICSRMALQKEGQQFDRDLHEAHQCLKTIIEKLIYSLAVFPSESYIPVRSALRQILQNLLAI